Proteins co-encoded in one Kiritimatiellales bacterium genomic window:
- a CDS encoding trypsin-like serine protease yields MNRNMQLKKQFKQILSGTVFTAGVSSALVVPDNTVATNSPGAAGAAYNLNWNYTYYYKSCSASAVASNWIVTAGHVADDGGTGNLTVDGEIYTQKEIVFHPTADLALVRYDKTFPGFYPLYTGTFPTTSFLKKSAVITGYGYNGTTHTTNWTAGSSGRGERRWGTQKIEGNYQWPVTNGTFVSQSIIMYFNSSDTPYECGYAVGDSGGGIFIKDGGTWKIAGINTYTATRYAQYDTLLATSIPAYAGWINSVIDPLADYDGDGIPNGWESQYSSSITGLVAAADTDGDGYSNLKEYLEGTDPTDPESYFKIDSFEAGDLQTVYFYGNPARQYWLTSVSDLLNTNWLAASPVFPGTGSNSSITVTNSGAAGFYRLNVSLP; encoded by the coding sequence AAACAGTTTAAACAGATTTTGTCCGGAACAGTTTTTACGGCGGGAGTTTCCTCTGCCCTGGTTGTCCCTGACAATACAGTTGCAACGAATTCACCGGGTGCCGCCGGAGCAGCCTATAATCTGAATTGGAATTATACCTATTATTATAAATCCTGTTCTGCATCTGCTGTTGCTTCAAACTGGATTGTAACCGCCGGACACGTTGCGGATGATGGCGGAACAGGAAACCTCACGGTTGACGGCGAGATATACACTCAAAAAGAAATTGTATTCCACCCGACCGCCGATCTTGCACTCGTTCGATACGATAAAACTTTTCCCGGATTTTATCCGCTGTATACCGGAACATTTCCGACGACAAGCTTCTTGAAAAAATCAGCGGTTATCACCGGCTACGGGTATAACGGAACGACTCACACAACAAACTGGACTGCCGGCAGCTCCGGGCGCGGGGAACGGCGGTGGGGTACACAGAAAATTGAGGGGAATTATCAATGGCCGGTGACCAATGGCACATTTGTAAGCCAATCGATCATTATGTATTTTAACTCTTCTGATACACCTTATGAGTGCGGCTATGCCGTCGGCGATTCCGGCGGCGGCATCTTTATTAAAGATGGCGGGACATGGAAGATTGCCGGCATTAATACATATACCGCAACACGGTATGCCCAATACGACACATTGCTGGCGACATCGATTCCGGCCTATGCCGGTTGGATTAATTCAGTGATCGACCCTCTGGCGGATTACGACGGCGACGGAATTCCGAACGGCTGGGAATCGCAATACAGTTCATCAATTACCGGTCTGGTCGCAGCCGCGGATACTGACGGCGATGGATATTCAAATTTAAAAGAATATCTTGAAGGTACGGATCCGACTGATCCGGAGTCGTATTTTAAAATTGACAGTTTTGAGGCGGGTGATTTGCAGACAGTGTATTTTTACGGCAATCCGGCACGGCAATACTGGTTGACGTCGGTGAGCGATTTGCTCAACACAAACTGGCTGGCAGCATCGCCGGTGTTCCCCGGCACCGGCTCGAACTCTTCTATTACAGTGACAAACTCCGGCGCTGCCGGCTTCTATCGCCTGAATGTTTCTTTGCCGTAA